The genome window CAACACAGGGTGTGGGGAGGTTTACAACACAGTGGGCGTGGAGAGAGGTTTCAacaccaggctggagagaggtTTACAACACAGGGGCGTGGGAGAGAGGTTTACAAACAGGGTGGGAGAGGTTTACAACACAGCGGGCGTGGGAGAGGTTTACAACacaggggtgggagagaggtttACAACACAGGGGCGTGGGAGAGAGGTTTACAACACAGGGGCGTGGAGAGAGGTTTCAAACACAGGGTGTGGGAGAGAGGTTTACAACACAGGGTGTGGGAGAGAGGTTACAACACGGGGCCTGGAGAGAGGTTTACAACACGGGGgcgtggagagagaggatggtgaaATCAACCTTTGCCAGAAAGCGATTTGACCGCTGGGTACGGACCAATCAGGTCCAGGAATGGAGCATGAGCTTCCTGAGCGTGTGGTCTGTAGGCCAACCAGGAAGGTTCCAGGTCGCTAAGGCGGATGTTGTCAGGGTAACCGGGCATATTGTTCATGATGACCTCCTTGGTGCCAGCCTTGGGCCTTTCAGCCAATactacagaggtagagagagagaagagatacccTGAGTCATTCAAAcaaaaatggagggagggagggagggagggagggagggggggagaaaagATACCCTGAGTCATTCAAACAAAAGGCTTTCAGCCAGtccctggagggagggagggagggagggaggggagggagagagagagagaagacgggggggagggaggaggagaaggagagagagagagcaggagagaacaaTGAGAACAAAAGGCCTTTCTGTACGGTGAGGGTTCCTCTGTCCTGCTGATCAACCACCTCTGATAACACAATGATATTTACATGTTGAAAGGAAAAACACAGGAAGGACAGTTACTATGGAAAACACTgtcctccgtgtgtgtgtgtgtgtgtgtgtgtgtgtgtgtgcgtgtgtgcgcgtgcgcgtgcgcgtgtgcgtgtgcgtgtacctGAGGACACACCCGATGCTGGTCTCAGCCAGCAGCAGGAAGCTCTCGTCAGGTGACAGGGCGATGCCATTGGGCATGTAGAGCCCATCCAGCAGGACACCCACGCGTCCTGAcacagggtcaaaggtcaggagACGACCCAGAGCGTTGGTCTCCATCACCTAGAcgttagaggtcaggggttataGAGCGTATAAAGAAGACGGGTGATTTGTAGGAACACAGAGCGCCAGACCTCTAGTTTGACGTGTCGTCGTCCCCAGCGAGAGGAGGAATCAGTAAAGTAGATGATCCCAGTCTGAGAGGAGATCTC of Salvelinus sp. IW2-2015 unplaced genomic scaffold, ASM291031v2 Un_scaffold7201, whole genome shotgun sequence contains these proteins:
- the LOC112079200 gene encoding LOW QUALITY PROTEIN: adipocyte plasma membrane-associated protein (The sequence of the model RefSeq protein was modified relative to this genomic sequence to represent the inferred CDS: inserted 3 bases in 2 codons; deleted 1 base in 1 codon) — protein: SPNPQTGHKTLLLDSKTGADGVPFAFLNGLEISSQTGIIYFTDSSSRWGRRHVKLEVMETNALGRLLTFDPVSGRVGVLLDGLYMPNGIALSPDESFLLLAETSIGCVLRGVLAERPKAGTKEVIMNNMPGYPDNIRLSDXGTFLVGLQTTRXQEAHAPFLDLIGPYPAVKRFLAKVVPLSWYSMLLPRYGLVLEVDGEGEVVGSLHDPTGSLTWAVSDVFPHQGRLYLGSTDLPFLPVLEDWS